From Gammaproteobacteria bacterium, one genomic window encodes:
- a CDS encoding universal stress protein, which translates to MDYSVRSITVMATPLWRRLNISIHPDFSKKFSAMWRIQEDVSADTLHIRVEDAARKRLAPLIARSAGHYKEIIPLVEKGRAGATIVRLASEQNVDLVAMGAHGTSSLSGLFFGTTTYYVARRVHCSTMIIKPNES; encoded by the coding sequence ATGGATTACAGCGTTCGCTCCATCACAGTGATGGCGACGCCGTTGTGGCGCCGCTTAAACATTTCGATCCATCCCGATTTTTCGAAAAAATTTTCGGCGATGTGGCGTATACAGGAAGACGTTTCCGCCGATACGTTGCACATCCGCGTCGAAGACGCGGCGCGCAAACGTCTGGCACCTCTGATCGCACGCAGTGCGGGTCACTACAAAGAAATAATTCCACTTGTTGAAAAAGGACGCGCGGGCGCCACGATCGTACGCCTGGCAAGTGAGCAAAACGTCGATTTGGTTGCGATGGGAGCTCACGGCACGAGTAGTTTGTCGGGACTCTTCTTCGGCACTACTACATACTATGTGGCCCGACGCGTGCATTGTTCGACGATGATCATAAAGCCGAATGAGTCCTAG
- a CDS encoding S8 family serine peptidase encodes MDHIAKVFCTGTEQAALAKANKTLEKYPAFLLIQGPPEALSELARKYPVEDITDQYTIRTPDRSIDTAHPRVGVAGKRHKHPAYGDVKPLSAGKHHYLVQFAGPIKSAWLKSVKQAGGEPRVPYENFTYVVRANDKQVAKIAALPFVRWAGHLPHRARLSPSVANVLDGKRDTTLPRTRKLENVFTVQFFGADDLRPGVAAIKKLGLKVLTQNAKTGVAIVDAEGTKPKQFEQLAAVHGVRAIRSRSFKRPSNDVAAGLMGAAGNPSPSIPGLSGKGETIGVCDTGLDTGDPSHIHPDFTGRVAWIKSYPITPDLNQYIKNPGGNDGAADLDSGHGTHVAGSALGDGSASQGLTGVNGAIRGLAHKAKLVFQAVEQELDWKNPADLQRYGRYLLVGLPTDLGVLFADAYRKGVRIHSNSWGGGDPGEYDEQCEQLDRFVWQRKTFCVVVAAGNDGTDKDGDGAINPMSVTSPGTAKNCITVGASENTRTNFNTETYGKWWPSDYPAAPHHNDPMANDGAQVVAFSSRGPTRDGRIKPDVVAPGTFILSTRSTQIAANNRAWAAFPPSKHYFHMGGTSMSTPLVAGAVALIREHLRTQKRLRSPSAALLKATLIVGSQRLAGYASAGALLDNHQGFGRVNLDTVLAPAKPATTVFHDVSRGLKTGEAQTFVLEVKSNQVPLRIVLAYSDYPGPTLVNNLNLIVTDPNGKYYLGNQDAGGTQLDTKNNVEAVNVSQPIIGNWKVEIVGSNVPHGPQPFALVALGHLT; translated from the coding sequence ATGGACCACATCGCAAAGGTATTTTGTACCGGCACGGAACAAGCTGCGCTCGCTAAGGCCAACAAGACGCTCGAGAAGTATCCCGCGTTTCTATTAATTCAAGGACCACCGGAGGCGCTTTCTGAGCTAGCGCGTAAATATCCGGTCGAAGATATCACTGACCAATACACTATCCGCACACCGGATCGCTCGATCGATACAGCGCATCCGCGCGTTGGCGTTGCCGGTAAACGTCACAAGCATCCGGCGTATGGCGATGTGAAGCCGCTATCGGCAGGCAAGCACCACTACTTGGTACAGTTCGCCGGACCGATCAAGAGCGCCTGGCTTAAATCGGTGAAGCAGGCCGGTGGTGAGCCGCGTGTGCCTTATGAGAATTTTACTTATGTCGTGCGGGCAAACGACAAGCAGGTCGCTAAGATTGCGGCGTTGCCTTTTGTGCGCTGGGCTGGGCACTTGCCACATCGTGCACGTCTGTCGCCGTCGGTGGCGAATGTGCTCGACGGCAAGCGCGACACGACGCTTCCACGGACTCGCAAATTAGAGAATGTCTTCACGGTACAGTTCTTCGGGGCCGATGACCTGCGCCCCGGCGTGGCGGCAATAAAGAAACTGGGGCTCAAGGTCTTAACGCAGAATGCGAAGACCGGTGTCGCGATCGTCGATGCGGAGGGCACCAAACCAAAACAGTTTGAGCAGCTCGCTGCGGTGCACGGTGTCCGCGCGATTCGCTCTCGCAGCTTTAAGCGCCCAAGCAACGATGTGGCCGCCGGCCTTATGGGCGCCGCCGGCAATCCGTCGCCGAGCATTCCGGGATTGAGCGGGAAGGGCGAGACTATCGGGGTGTGCGATACCGGCCTGGACACCGGCGATCCTAGTCATATCCATCCCGACTTCACCGGCCGCGTCGCCTGGATCAAAAGCTACCCGATCACACCGGACCTAAACCAATATATAAAGAATCCGGGCGGCAACGATGGCGCTGCCGATCTCGACAGTGGTCACGGGACGCACGTCGCCGGATCCGCGCTCGGTGACGGTTCGGCCAGTCAGGGGCTGACGGGGGTCAACGGTGCAATCCGCGGGTTAGCGCACAAGGCAAAACTGGTGTTTCAAGCGGTCGAGCAAGAGCTCGACTGGAAGAATCCGGCAGATCTGCAACGGTATGGACGTTATCTTTTGGTCGGCTTGCCGACTGACCTCGGCGTGCTGTTCGCTGATGCCTACCGCAAAGGTGTACGCATCCATTCCAACTCCTGGGGCGGTGGCGATCCCGGTGAATATGACGAGCAATGCGAACAGCTCGATCGTTTCGTGTGGCAGCGCAAGACCTTTTGCGTTGTGGTTGCGGCCGGCAATGACGGGACCGACAAGGATGGCGACGGCGCCATCAATCCCATGAGTGTCACTTCTCCGGGGACTGCCAAGAATTGCATCACGGTTGGAGCGAGCGAAAATACTCGAACCAACTTCAATACCGAGACCTACGGCAAATGGTGGCCGAGCGACTATCCGGCGGCGCCACATCACAACGATCCAATGGCGAACGATGGCGCACAGGTGGTCGCGTTCAGCAGCCGCGGGCCGACACGTGACGGCCGCATTAAACCGGACGTGGTGGCGCCCGGCACTTTCATTCTGTCAACGCGCTCGACCCAAATCGCCGCTAACAATCGTGCCTGGGCCGCGTTCCCGCCGAGCAAACACTACTTCCATATGGGAGGCACCAGCATGTCCACGCCGCTGGTCGCCGGCGCTGTCGCCTTGATACGTGAGCACCTGCGCACGCAGAAGCGTCTGCGCAGTCCGAGCGCGGCACTGCTCAAGGCCACTTTGATCGTCGGCAGCCAACGCCTAGCGGGCTATGCTTCCGCGGGCGCGTTGCTCGACAACCACCAGGGATTTGGCCGCGTGAATTTGGATACGGTGCTCGCACCGGCGAAACCGGCGACGACGGTGTTTCACGACGTCAGTCGTGGCCTCAAAACCGGCGAAGCGCAGACATTCGTGCTCGAGGTGAAATCGAACCAAGTTCCGTTGCGCATCGTTCTTGCTTACAGCGATTATCCCGGGCCAACGTTGGTCAACAACCTGAATCTGATCGTCACGGATCCGAACGGCAAATACTATCTGGGCAATCAGGACGCCGGCGGTACGCAGCTCGATACCAAAAACAATGTCGAAGCAGTGAACGTGTCGCAACCGATCATCGGCAATTGGAAGGTCGAAATTGTCGGTTCGAACGTGCCGCACGGACCGCAGCCATTTGCGTTGGTAGCGCTTGGACACTTGACGTGA
- a CDS encoding L-histidine N(alpha)-methyltransferase — protein MISGCRRCPMRVHQNGIWHTRPGSSAVSGLPKSQRRLAFYPGSSIGNFEPNDARTFLSSLRPLLGDGGALLIGVDLKKTPAILHAAYNDAAGITAEFNLNLLAHMRRELGAEVALANFRHRSREYTNVRTTKDLGIAARRSIIINYSRIDSFVVIWIRPVRLF, from the coding sequence ATGATTTCGGGGTGCAGGCGATGCCCGATGCGCGTCCACCAAAATGGCATCTGGCACACACGACCTGGTTCTTCTGCTGTTTCTGGGCTACCGAAATCCCAGCGACGGCTCGCATTCTACCCAGGCTCGAGTATCGGCAACTTTGAACCGAATGATGCACGTACGTTTTTAAGCAGCTTGCGTCCGCTGCTGGGGGACGGCGGTGCGTTGTTGATCGGTGTCGATCTCAAGAAAACCCCGGCGATTCTGCACGCCGCTTACAACGATGCCGCCGGCATCACCGCCGAGTTCAATCTGAATTTACTGGCGCACATGCGCCGCGAGCTGGGCGCCGAAGTAGCGCTTGCGAATTTCAGGCACAGATCGCGCGAGTATACGAACGTACGTACCACAAAAGACCTAGGTATTGCCGCGAGGCGGAGTATCATAATAAATTACAGCAGGATCGATTCCTTCGTTGTAATTTGGATACGGCCCGTGCGATTGTTTTAG
- a CDS encoding response regulator, with translation MQKNIMVIDDSRSWRLLAKHALNEAGYDVTEACDGLAALGELKEKRFDLIICDLHMPNLNGIAFIKKLKTLPDHRFTPVLILTTDNNDAKRQEGYAAGAQAWMTKPFPIEDLMVTVAQLFAV, from the coding sequence ATGCAGAAAAACATAATGGTCATCGATGATTCGCGCTCTTGGCGGCTACTCGCTAAACACGCATTGAACGAAGCCGGCTACGACGTGACCGAAGCCTGTGACGGTTTAGCGGCACTTGGTGAACTTAAGGAAAAGCGGTTCGATCTGATTATCTGCGATCTGCATATGCCTAATCTGAATGGCATCGCTTTTATAAAGAAGTTAAAAACGCTTCCCGACCACCGGTTCACGCCAGTATTAATATTGACCACGGATAACAATGATGCCAAACGACAAGAGGGATACGCTGCCGGCGCACAGGCCTGGATGACAAAGCCGTTCCCTATAGAAGACCTAATGGTTACCGTTGCTCAGCTGTTTGCCGTTTAA
- a CDS encoding exo-alpha-sialidase — protein sequence MDIIIRQILISTFLAVVIVTSTHAASLTLVSGPSPYAACTVGGPGVNYVNAEVEPWIATNPANEQNVIGTWQQDRWSNGGSHGLVAGFSFDGGATWGTTTLPFSRCAGGVDYERASDPWVSIGPDGTAYAIAISFNQSNNNNAVTAVTSSNGGQTWQNLNIIIANNEPTTQFFNDKESVTADPNVPGVAYAVWDRLELPNGNPYADLHTAAYRGPTFFSKTIDGGRTWSTPQVIVDTPSRQQTIGNQIVVDRSGTLYNFFNRIKPPFNITASNVAFIKSTDGGTTWTKPQIIAQLRTVGVTHPNTGQEVRTGDIIPEPAIDPNTGQLYVVWQDSRFNGGHYDEVALSTSTNGGTTWSNPIRVNTATGRPAFTPSVHVSSQGVIGVSYYDFRSLATETTTLPTDYWLTTSSNGGVSFGNEAHIAGSFDMATAPDAGGFFVGDYEGLTTIGGAFLPFFVQTNSGNTANRTDVYSTTVTP from the coding sequence ATGGACATTATTATCAGGCAGATATTAATAAGTACATTTCTCGCAGTCGTCATCGTCACCAGCACTCACGCCGCTTCTCTCACCCTAGTCTCTGGTCCTAGTCCTTACGCTGCTTGTACCGTCGGTGGGCCAGGTGTTAATTACGTCAACGCGGAAGTCGAGCCGTGGATTGCGACGAATCCAGCCAACGAGCAGAACGTGATCGGCACATGGCAGCAAGATCGCTGGTCCAATGGCGGCTCACACGGCTTAGTCGCCGGTTTTTCGTTCGATGGTGGCGCCACCTGGGGTACGACAACGTTGCCTTTCAGCCGCTGTGCCGGCGGCGTGGATTATGAACGCGCCTCCGATCCGTGGGTCTCTATTGGGCCTGACGGTACGGCGTACGCGATCGCGATTTCGTTCAATCAATCCAACAATAACAATGCCGTGACCGCGGTGACGTCCAGCAATGGCGGGCAGACGTGGCAGAATCTGAATATCATTATCGCCAACAACGAACCGACGACGCAGTTCTTCAACGACAAGGAATCGGTGACGGCCGATCCAAATGTGCCGGGTGTTGCTTATGCCGTATGGGATCGGCTTGAGCTACCGAACGGCAATCCGTATGCCGATCTGCACACGGCGGCGTACCGCGGTCCGACATTTTTCTCCAAGACCATCGACGGCGGTCGGACATGGAGCACACCTCAGGTCATTGTCGATACGCCGTCGCGTCAGCAAACCATCGGTAATCAAATTGTCGTCGACCGCTCCGGCACGCTTTACAATTTCTTCAATCGCATCAAGCCGCCGTTCAATATCACCGCGTCTAACGTAGCGTTCATCAAATCAACCGACGGCGGCACCACCTGGACCAAACCGCAGATCATTGCGCAGCTGCGTACGGTCGGTGTAACGCATCCAAACACCGGCCAAGAGGTACGCACCGGCGACATCATCCCCGAGCCGGCGATCGATCCGAATACCGGTCAGCTTTACGTGGTATGGCAAGACTCGCGCTTCAACGGCGGGCACTACGATGAAGTGGCACTGTCCACCTCTACCAACGGTGGCACAACTTGGAGCAACCCGATCCGTGTGAACACTGCGACCGGGCGTCCGGCGTTTACGCCGTCGGTGCACGTTAGTTCTCAAGGCGTGATCGGTGTCTCGTATTACGATTTTCGTTCGCTGGCGACGGAAACTACGACACTACCGACTGATTACTGGCTCACGACCTCGTCCAACGGCGGCGTTAGTTTCGGCAACGAAGCGCACATCGCTGGATCGTTCGACATGGCAACCGCACCCGACGCAGGTGGTTTCTTCGTTGGCGATTACGAAGGGCTGACCACTATCGGCGGTGCCTTCTTGCCGTTCTTTGTGCAGACCAACTCAGGTAATACGGCCAATCGTACCGATGTCTACTCGACCACGGTAACGCCCTAA
- a CDS encoding PilZ domain-containing protein — protein MEHRYNVRIPVAGDISIYFQPMGWLSGEVLDMSAGGACVVLNVNTVPVNAPISVTLRFAHSGMSEWLQLRAMVVRAQNNVIGIMYLESDDYTALGRLLEEGSRIPLLVHGQETATVQPMMASVR, from the coding sequence ATGGAGCATCGCTACAACGTCCGGATCCCGGTTGCAGGAGATATCAGTATCTACTTTCAGCCGATGGGCTGGCTGAGTGGTGAAGTACTCGACATGAGCGCAGGAGGCGCGTGTGTCGTGCTCAATGTGAATACCGTACCGGTCAATGCGCCGATTTCGGTTACGCTACGCTTCGCCCACTCCGGCATGAGCGAGTGGTTGCAGCTGCGAGCGATGGTAGTGCGAGCGCAAAATAATGTCATCGGCATTATGTATCTTGAATCTGACGACTACACGGCGCTGGGTCGGCTGCTAGAAGAAGGCTCGCGCATTCCTCTGTTAGTGCATGGCCAAGAGACAGCGACGGTGCAACCGATGATGGCGTCCGTACGGTAG
- a CDS encoding heavy metal translocating P-type ATPase produces the protein MKHDESSPSAHGHHQHVGHGTCCTAPTTDDAPSVTTHIDPVCGMTVSTNPEKSAEHDDRTYYFCSQGCVTKFRADPSHYLQKHADAPRLSNPSAGSATDVIYTCPMHPEIRQIGPGSCPICGMALEPLMPTAEADTSELDDMTRRFWISVVLTLPLLLITMSEFIPGFDLHHRIGIAVFNGLQVALATPVVLWGGWPFFERALASFKRWNLNMFSLIGLGVAAAYLFSIFALLFPNALPDAFKMNGMAPLYFEAAAVIVTLVLLGQVLELRARSRTNSAIKSLLALAPNTALRVTADGTEAEVHLDRIQKGDALRVKPGAKIPVDGIVIDGRSNVDESMITGESMPAEKRPGSKVTAGTVNQTGSFLMRAEKVGAETLLAQIVQMVSDASRSRAPIQKLADKVSAWFVPAVVVAAGMTFVVWALTEQSAGLAKGLVAAVSVLIIACPCALGLATPISIMVGVGRGAREGILIKDAEALELMEKVDTLVVDKTGTLTEGAPKVQAVISARGFTETDVLLYAASLEKMSEHPLAQSIVQHAQDQQITLRPVEHFESVTGKGVRGRIATEIVSLGNVRMMQAAGVDTAPLEADSQRLRALGQTVMFLSVAQRLAGLISVADPIKSTTREAIEQLRASGLRIVVLTGDNATTAAAVAKQLSIDDIKAEVLPQDKYRYVQELQKQGRIVAMAGDGINDAPALAQANVGIAMGTGTDVAMNSARVVLVKGDLRGIAKARTLSQRTMKNIRQNLFFAFVYNFFGVPVAAGVLYPWFGILLGPMIASAAMALSSVSVIGNALRLRQTEL, from the coding sequence ATGAAACATGATGAGTCTTCGCCTTCCGCTCACGGCCATCATCAGCACGTAGGTCATGGCACGTGTTGCACCGCGCCGACGACTGATGATGCGCCATCGGTAACCACCCATATCGATCCGGTCTGCGGGATGACGGTGTCGACCAATCCAGAGAAATCCGCCGAGCACGATGACCGGACGTATTACTTCTGCAGCCAAGGTTGCGTGACCAAGTTTCGCGCCGACCCATCGCACTATTTGCAAAAACACGCCGATGCGCCGCGTTTGTCGAATCCGTCCGCCGGTTCGGCGACCGATGTGATCTACACGTGTCCGATGCATCCGGAGATTCGGCAAATCGGTCCCGGGAGCTGTCCGATCTGCGGCATGGCGCTCGAGCCGCTGATGCCGACCGCGGAGGCGGACACGTCGGAGCTCGATGACATGACCCGCCGGTTCTGGATCAGCGTCGTGCTGACATTGCCGCTGCTGCTTATCACCATGAGCGAATTCATTCCGGGGTTCGATCTACATCACCGGATCGGTATTGCGGTGTTCAATGGGTTACAGGTGGCATTGGCGACCCCGGTTGTCTTATGGGGAGGTTGGCCATTCTTCGAGCGCGCATTGGCGTCCTTCAAGCGTTGGAACCTCAACATGTTCAGCCTGATCGGGCTTGGCGTGGCCGCGGCTTATCTATTCAGCATATTCGCCTTGTTATTTCCGAACGCGTTGCCCGATGCCTTCAAGATGAATGGCATGGCGCCGCTTTACTTCGAAGCGGCGGCCGTGATCGTTACGTTGGTGTTGCTGGGGCAAGTTTTGGAATTACGGGCACGCTCGCGCACGAACAGCGCCATTAAGTCATTGCTCGCGCTCGCGCCGAATACGGCGTTGCGAGTGACCGCCGACGGCACCGAAGCAGAGGTTCATCTCGATCGGATTCAGAAGGGCGACGCGCTGCGGGTAAAGCCGGGTGCGAAAATTCCGGTCGACGGCATCGTTATCGATGGCCGTTCGAACGTGGATGAGTCGATGATTACCGGAGAGTCGATGCCGGCAGAGAAACGTCCAGGAAGCAAAGTAACTGCCGGCACGGTTAACCAGACCGGGTCGTTCCTGATGCGCGCTGAAAAGGTAGGTGCGGAAACGCTGCTGGCGCAGATCGTACAAATGGTGAGCGACGCGAGTCGCTCGCGGGCGCCGATTCAAAAACTTGCGGACAAAGTTTCCGCCTGGTTTGTGCCGGCGGTTGTCGTGGCCGCCGGCATGACCTTTGTCGTCTGGGCCTTAACCGAGCAATCGGCGGGATTAGCCAAAGGATTGGTGGCGGCGGTATCGGTGCTTATCATTGCCTGTCCGTGTGCTTTAGGTTTGGCGACGCCGATCTCGATCATGGTCGGCGTTGGTCGCGGTGCGCGCGAAGGCATTCTGATCAAAGATGCTGAAGCGCTCGAGCTCATGGAGAAGGTCGATACGTTGGTGGTCGACAAAACTGGCACGTTGACCGAAGGCGCGCCGAAAGTCCAAGCGGTCATCTCCGCGCGGGGATTTACCGAAACCGACGTACTGTTATACGCCGCCTCGCTCGAAAAAATGAGCGAACATCCGTTAGCGCAATCTATTGTCCAGCATGCACAAGACCAACAAATTACACTACGGCCGGTCGAGCACTTCGAATCCGTTACCGGCAAGGGCGTACGTGGCCGGATAGCAACCGAGATAGTAAGTCTTGGTAACGTAAGAATGATGCAAGCGGCAGGCGTGGATACTGCGCCGTTGGAAGCAGACAGCCAACGGCTGCGCGCATTGGGTCAGACCGTTATGTTCTTGAGCGTCGCCCAGCGTCTGGCCGGATTGATCAGCGTGGCCGACCCGATCAAATCGACGACGCGAGAAGCGATCGAACAACTGCGTGCTTCTGGTCTACGCATTGTCGTGCTGACCGGCGACAACGCGACCACCGCCGCGGCGGTGGCAAAACAACTGTCGATCGACGACATCAAGGCCGAGGTGTTGCCACAAGACAAGTACCGCTACGTACAAGAGTTGCAGAAGCAGGGACGCATCGTGGCGATGGCGGGCGATGGTATCAATGATGCGCCGGCACTGGCGCAAGCGAACGTCGGTATTGCGATGGGCACCGGCACCGACGTTGCTATGAATAGCGCCCGCGTGGTACTCGTGAAGGGCGACCTGCGCGGTATTGCCAAGGCACGCACGCTTAGCCAGCGAACCATGAAAAACATCCGCCAGAATCTATTCTTTGCATTCGTATACAACTTCTTCGGCGTGCCCGTGGCCGCGGGGGTGCTGTACCCGTGGTTCGGTATCCTGCTGGGCCCAATGATCGCGAGCGCGGCCATGGCGTTAAGCTCGGTATCGGTGATTGGGAATGCACTGCGGCTGCGGCAAACAGAACTTTAA